In the Bacteroidales bacterium genome, one interval contains:
- a CDS encoding translocation/assembly module TamB domain-containing protein, translating to MATRKKKHILVRIFSILFTIVAGVVALLVVVALLLNVPAIQTYVTGIVTNTLQKKLNTEIRVGEVKIKLPATVHLGDIYVEDQQHDTLLFVRSIDVSANLLKLISQEVKVRRLEIDRLTTRIKRGAPGAPFNFDFILEAFAGDTTQTDTTSSAWTIGIKKIALSQIDALYTDSTTGMDARLLLGKLDLNFDDFDLDKPTFGVDALSLKNTTARLEQWDVAGASAEVPATDDTISSSFPEIGLKLLALDSILLHYQNHSSGMAADLDLGKLRFEPEKIDLNNQVLELGTLKISNSKASLALGRSIKSPQEDESVGIPTTTDPFSDLLPDWDITLEQLLLDDLDISYNIRNAPSAPFGLDMNHLELADLKLDLRDVTINETGAAAKLRELRGTVNEKVQVKNVSFGAAVTQNMVQLNDLSVAVNQTKINGSIKAGFASFAQITDNPGAIQIDLSLKNTSLYTPDVYYLAGLNPRDSLWRQYNHLNIQLAADAQGAIDKLDIRKLMISTLRTTLLASGEVTNITHPEQLAFDVRLDTLRTSRRDLYRLLDTTLFAGFTLPDTIGLALQAAGTMDSLQAKLRLVSNFGNLTAEGFFDRRSKLQRDTADIQLDLQQMALNRWLSDTTFGTANLQATVHANGITADSMVAVAEATINNLRYNRYTYRDIGLQATMNGELAEAHLTSDDVNVNFTIDALAKIRPEVKTVEADINIDLLNLYALNLMEAKFALTSNINISGEFSSIDNLKAEVVLKNTQLIDEISSYTIDHIRLHPVFTPDSTTFDIDSDFLQLHYESNIAMSETDSVLRLAMMKYLGKADTLSLPADKHAEFNLGLRLPEDLKAQLLPGLHKVDLDTITGSYSSNNNLLQFTLNAPRITYQKIGVDNLFLNISGRNDSLSLKAGFDELQYDTLRLRQIIIDEFIHDGEMISKISVAGTGISPDYLFDNNISIKDSATRISFNKNGLVLKGEQWNMTEDNFLEFGAGKMQAQDFVFNNENQKFGIITTDTTHKFMAADFGLSNLLGIIQCKTETQLVRGNLDAEVVMPVHDQFSGMFADILIKNFYFFDTLIGDLHFNLKEATDALALQFDLTNGSNSITAKGTIEKSDAPQPLDIIASVNLNDLSSFEVFALGNLKEVQGGLKGDFTIKGNTQAPDVKGKLAFMNAEMTIVPLNFHARLANETISIDNRGVALDKFTVVDADGNKLRVDGRVLTENFKNFGFDLNIKANDFKPISSTRDQNKMYYGSLVFDADIGIKGDMFLPVIKADVTVKGGTDFTYVLPGSQVEIITAEGIVHFTGKLQPSDTLFRSETLTSIADSILQKVAGMDLTANLKLDPEAKFRLFIDPVSGDYVWVSGKADLNISIDPSGTQTITGSFEVTDGEYQISFYGLVKKNFSFVSGSTIVFSGDPMSARMDFTASHTVRTQSIALVSNESAGLTDAEKNLFRQRLPYEVLLHIRGQLVEPEVSFELHLPDKYMVSYPQIASKLNQINSGNNESELNKQVFALLVTGSFIADDPFASNGGSLESFATTAARNSVNGILAEQLNKLSSRFIKGVDVTFGLNSYEEYEGSSSQTRTELDVQVSKRLFDDRLMIEASGTFDVSGGSQQYTAQSTQHTYGEFSATYDLTKSGDYKLRAYHENAYDLFDGEVTYDGIAFIIEKSFNSLFGLRANKKKKRGWKDNPNQEGVKNEE from the coding sequence GTGGCAACCCGAAAGAAAAAACACATTCTCGTGCGTATCTTCAGCATTCTGTTTACGATTGTTGCAGGAGTGGTTGCTTTGTTGGTTGTGGTTGCGCTTTTGTTGAATGTCCCCGCTATCCAGACATACGTTACCGGTATCGTCACCAACACCCTGCAAAAGAAACTCAACACCGAAATCCGTGTGGGTGAGGTGAAGATAAAGTTGCCGGCGACGGTTCATCTCGGCGACATCTACGTGGAAGACCAGCAGCACGATACGCTGCTTTTCGTGCGGAGCATCGACGTCAGTGCCAACCTGCTGAAACTCATCAGCCAGGAGGTGAAGGTGCGGCGTCTGGAGATTGACCGCCTCACAACGCGCATAAAAAGAGGTGCGCCGGGAGCACCGTTTAATTTCGATTTTATCCTCGAAGCTTTTGCCGGCGACACCACCCAAACCGATACCACCAGCAGTGCCTGGACCATTGGCATCAAAAAAATTGCGCTTTCGCAAATCGATGCTCTTTACACCGACAGCACCACCGGAATGGATGCCCGATTGCTTTTGGGTAAACTGGATTTGAATTTCGATGATTTCGATTTGGATAAACCAACATTTGGTGTGGATGCGCTTTCGCTGAAAAACACCACAGCACGACTGGAACAGTGGGACGTTGCCGGAGCTTCCGCTGAAGTTCCCGCCACCGATGACACCATAAGCAGCAGCTTTCCGGAGATTGGTCTGAAATTATTGGCGCTCGACAGCATCCTGTTGCATTATCAAAATCATAGCTCCGGCATGGCAGCCGATCTCGATCTTGGAAAATTAAGGTTTGAGCCGGAGAAGATTGATCTTAACAATCAGGTTTTGGAACTTGGGACATTAAAAATTTCCAATTCCAAAGCATCGCTCGCCCTCGGGAGAAGCATAAAGTCGCCCCAGGAAGATGAAAGTGTGGGCATCCCGACGACGACGGATCCTTTTTCAGATTTATTGCCGGATTGGGACATTACACTGGAGCAACTGCTGCTTGACGATCTCGATATTTCTTACAACATTCGCAATGCACCATCGGCACCTTTTGGCCTCGACATGAATCATCTCGAGCTGGCTGATCTGAAGCTCGACCTTCGCGACGTCACGATTAACGAAACCGGTGCAGCGGCAAAACTCCGCGAGTTGCGCGGAACCGTCAACGAAAAGGTGCAGGTGAAGAATGTTTCTTTCGGGGCAGCGGTAACGCAAAACATGGTGCAACTCAACGATCTTTCCGTGGCTGTAAATCAAACCAAAATCAATGGCAGCATCAAGGCTGGCTTTGCTTCGTTTGCGCAAATCACCGATAATCCGGGAGCTATCCAAATAGATCTTTCACTAAAAAACACTTCGCTTTACACGCCGGATGTTTATTATCTGGCGGGGCTTAATCCGCGCGACTCTTTGTGGCGACAATACAATCACCTCAACATACAGTTGGCTGCCGATGCGCAGGGAGCCATCGACAAGCTCGACATCCGCAAGCTGATGATTTCGACACTGCGCACCACTTTGCTGGCTTCGGGCGAAGTGACCAATATCACACATCCTGAGCAACTGGCTTTTGATGTGCGGCTCGATACCCTGCGTACTTCGCGCCGCGATCTCTACCGCCTGCTCGACACCACCTTGTTTGCCGGATTCACGCTGCCCGACACCATCGGATTAGCACTTCAGGCGGCCGGCACGATGGATTCGCTTCAGGCAAAACTTAGGTTGGTTTCAAATTTTGGAAATCTAACTGCCGAGGGTTTTTTTGATCGGCGCAGCAAGCTGCAACGCGACACGGCTGACATCCAATTGGATTTGCAACAAATGGCGCTGAACCGATGGCTCAGCGATACCACTTTTGGAACTGCCAATTTGCAGGCTACCGTGCACGCCAATGGAATTACCGCCGATTCGATGGTGGCAGTGGCCGAAGCAACTATCAATAACCTTCGATACAATCGCTATACTTATCGCGACATTGGCCTGCAGGCCACTATGAATGGTGAGCTGGCGGAAGCGCATCTGACAAGTGACGACGTAAATGTGAATTTTACCATCGACGCATTGGCTAAGATCCGGCCCGAGGTAAAAACTGTGGAGGCGGACATCAACATCGACCTGCTAAATCTTTATGCCCTGAACCTCATGGAGGCCAAATTTGCTCTTACCAGCAATATCAATATTAGCGGCGAATTTAGTAGTATCGATAATCTGAAAGCTGAAGTGGTGCTGAAGAACACACAGCTTATCGACGAAATTTCTTCCTACACCATCGATCATATTCGGCTGCATCCGGTATTTACGCCCGACAGCACAACCTTCGACATCGACTCCGACTTTTTGCAACTTCATTATGAAAGTAACATAGCAATGTCAGAAACTGATTCGGTGTTGAGGCTGGCGATGATGAAATATCTTGGCAAAGCAGATACGCTTTCGCTGCCTGCCGATAAACATGCCGAATTTAATTTGGGTCTGCGGCTTCCCGAAGATTTGAAAGCCCAGCTACTTCCGGGGCTTCACAAGGTTGATCTCGATACCATCACCGGGTCGTACAGCAGCAACAACAACCTTCTGCAATTTACCCTGAACGCTCCACGCATCACCTATCAGAAGATTGGTGTGGATAATTTGTTTTTAAATATTAGTGGGCGCAATGATTCACTTTCGCTGAAGGCCGGCTTCGACGAGCTGCAATATGATACGCTGCGCCTACGCCAGATTATCATCGACGAGTTTATCCACGATGGCGAAATGATATCAAAAATCTCGGTTGCCGGCACAGGCATTTCGCCCGATTATCTTTTCGATAATAATATTTCTATAAAAGACAGCGCTACGCGTATTTCTTTTAATAAAAACGGGCTTGTTTTAAAAGGTGAGCAATGGAACATGACGGAGGACAATTTCCTGGAATTTGGCGCTGGGAAGATGCAGGCGCAGGATTTTGTTTTTAATAACGAAAACCAAAAATTCGGGATTATTACCACCGACACCACGCATAAATTTATGGCTGCCGACTTTGGGTTGAGCAACCTCCTCGGCATTATTCAGTGCAAAACAGAGACACAGCTGGTGCGTGGAAACCTGGATGCTGAGGTGGTGATGCCTGTCCATGATCAGTTTTCGGGGATGTTTGCTGATATTCTCATCAAAAACTTTTATTTTTTTGACACGCTGATCGGCGATTTACATTTTAATCTCAAAGAAGCCACCGATGCCCTGGCATTGCAATTTGATCTTACTAACGGAAGCAACTCCATTACTGCCAAAGGCACGATTGAGAAAAGCGACGCGCCACAACCACTCGACATCATTGCCAGCGTGAATTTGAATGACCTGAGTAGTTTCGAGGTGTTTGCGTTGGGTAATCTCAAAGAGGTGCAAGGTGGTCTGAAAGGAGATTTTACCATAAAAGGGAACACACAAGCGCCGGATGTTAAAGGGAAACTTGCTTTTATGAATGCTGAAATGACCATCGTGCCTCTGAACTTCCACGCACGTCTGGCCAACGAAACCATTTCCATCGACAACCGGGGAGTGGCTTTGGATAAATTCACCGTCGTCGATGCCGATGGCAACAAGCTAAGGGTGGATGGGCGGGTGCTCACCGAAAACTTCAAAAACTTTGGTTTTGATTTAAATATCAAAGCAAACGATTTTAAACCCATCAGCTCTACCCGCGACCAAAACAAAATGTATTACGGCTCGCTGGTATTCGATGCCGACATTGGTATAAAAGGCGACATGTTTCTGCCGGTGATTAAAGCTGACGTTACTGTAAAGGGAGGCACCGACTTTACCTACGTGTTGCCTGGCAGCCAGGTCGAAATAATCACCGCCGAAGGTATTGTGCATTTTACCGGCAAGCTGCAACCATCCGATACTCTTTTCCGCAGCGAAACGCTTACCTCCATTGCCGATTCTATCTTGCAAAAGGTGGCAGGAATGGACCTTACGGCAAATTTAAAGCTCGACCCTGAAGCCAAATTCAGACTTTTCATCGATCCGGTTTCCGGCGACTATGTGTGGGTAAGCGGCAAAGCCGACCTCAACATCAGCATCGATCCCAGCGGCACGCAAACCATTACCGGATCTTTTGAAGTTACCGACGGGGAGTATCAGATTTCGTTTTATGGGTTGGTAAAAAAGAACTTTAGTTTCGTCTCCGGGAGTACCATCGTTTTTTCGGGCGACCCGATGAGTGCGCGGATGGATTTTACGGCAAGCCACACGGTACGCACGCAGTCGATAGCACTGGTAAGCAACGAGAGTGCCGGCCTTACTGATGCTGAGAAAAACCTCTTTCGACAGCGGTTGCCTTACGAAGTATTGCTGCATATCAGAGGGCAGCTCGTAGAGCCGGAGGTGAGTTTCGAATTGCACCTGCCCGACAAATACATGGTCAGTTATCCGCAGATAGCCAGCAAACTCAACCAGATAAACTCTGGCAATAATGAATCGGAATTAAACAAGCAGGTTTTTGCCTTGCTGGTTACGGGCAGTTTTATCGCCGACGATCCGTTTGCTTCCAATGGTGGATCGCTCGAAAGCTTTGCCACTACTGCCGCGCGCAACAGCGTAAATGGTATCCTGGCCGAGCAACTCAACAAGCTTTCGAGTAGATTTATAAAAGGAGTGGACGTAACCTTTGGCCTCAACTCGTACGAGGAATATGAAGGCAGCAGCTCGCAAACACGCACGGAGCTTGATGTGCAGGTTAGCAAACGCCTGTTCGACGACCGGCTTATGATAGAAGCATCCGGAACTTTTGACGTCAGCGGCGGCTCGCAGCAATATACCGCACAATCTACCCAGCATACCTACGGCGAGTTTTCGGCCACCTACGACCTCACCAAAAGCGGTGATTATAAACTACGCGCTTATCACGAAAATGCCTACGACCTCTTCGATGGTGAGGTGACCTACGACGGCATTGCCTTCATTATAGAAAAAAGTTTTAATTCACTTTTTGGGCTTCGTGCAAATAAAAAAAAGAAGAGGGGCTGGAAGGATAATCCCAACCAGGAAGGAGTGAAAAATGAAGAGTAG
- a CDS encoding BamA/TamA family outer membrane protein: protein MKSRNAAFLILLLWVLGAITGCTGLRKIPEGDYLFTGADIHIDSASVLSNKKKALAQTEALIPSTNAKLFWMRPFLAIHNLVKEPKKEKGIRYWLRYKLGEPPVLLSQINATELNGAMENRLINLGHFSASSDYEVIEKEKTARLIFNINITSAYYIKSMHFPADSSKVRGEILETKPKTLILPDQPYDLSVFKDERNRIENVLKDSGYFYFSKDYLLFDADTSVGNKQIAVELQVKPNTPTLARIPFRMKNIYVLDDYSLNEYHPDTTLIKDYYYLSDNHYYKPKTILDAVFLSIDSLYSRKDHYNTLSHLMGLGIYKYANARFDVIDTVGGFMDAHFYLTPQKRISVGAEVSAAIKTNNFAGPGLNLSFKNRNTFRGAEAFQLNLGGRFETQYSGQYKGETSFEVTLNASLTFPRFVPFHFGANQSRQYVPKTTISAGGGVFSRVRYYELHSFNTVLGYNWRSSDRFAQTFNPIDISYTKLAKSSDVFQEYLDNNPTIKRSFEEQYILGTSYSFTYSTLHLQNKHTFLVTESADVSGNLAQLISKTFPGLLELDDGQHKIFNVPFAQFARLRSEARYFINTGNKTSVGMRLIIATGIPYGNSETMPYAKQFFVGGTNSVRAFRARTVGPGCYNPSDTLTNLFVDQAGDIKLEYSVEYRFPIHSFLRGAIFVDAGNIWLTNADDKRPGGKFEFDSFYKELAIGTGLGLRLDFDIIVVRLDLAFPLHKPNLPEGDRWIFNDIHMGSPSWRRENFTLNIAIGYPF from the coding sequence ATGAAGAGTAGAAATGCTGCCTTTTTGATACTGCTCCTTTGGGTGCTTGGCGCAATAACCGGATGTACCGGCCTGAGAAAGATTCCGGAAGGTGATTATTTGTTTACCGGCGCCGACATCCACATCGATTCCGCATCCGTTTTATCAAATAAGAAAAAAGCACTCGCGCAGACGGAAGCGTTGATTCCATCTACCAACGCAAAGCTTTTCTGGATGCGTCCATTCTTGGCCATTCATAATTTGGTGAAAGAACCAAAAAAAGAAAAAGGCATCCGCTACTGGTTAAGATACAAACTGGGCGAACCGCCGGTGCTGCTGAGCCAAATCAATGCCACCGAGTTGAATGGTGCCATGGAAAATCGTTTGATAAATCTGGGTCATTTTTCGGCCAGCTCCGACTATGAGGTGATAGAGAAAGAAAAAACTGCCCGTCTGATTTTTAATATCAACATCACCAGCGCTTATTATATCAAAAGCATGCACTTCCCTGCTGACAGCTCCAAAGTGCGAGGTGAGATACTTGAAACAAAACCGAAGACGCTGATACTGCCTGATCAACCCTACGATCTTTCGGTGTTTAAGGACGAACGTAATCGTATCGAAAATGTGCTGAAAGACAGCGGCTATTTTTACTTTTCTAAAGATTACCTGCTTTTTGACGCCGACACCTCGGTGGGCAACAAGCAGATAGCCGTCGAACTACAAGTGAAACCAAACACGCCAACGCTGGCGCGGATACCTTTTAGGATGAAAAATATTTATGTGCTCGACGACTATTCGCTCAACGAATATCACCCCGACACCACCCTTATCAAGGATTATTATTACCTATCCGACAATCATTATTACAAACCAAAAACTATTTTGGATGCCGTCTTTTTGAGTATTGACAGTCTTTATTCGCGCAAGGATCATTACAACACGCTCAGCCATCTGATGGGTTTGGGTATTTACAAATATGCCAATGCCCGTTTTGATGTAATCGATACTGTCGGTGGTTTTATGGATGCGCATTTTTATCTAACTCCCCAAAAAAGAATTTCGGTGGGAGCGGAGGTAAGTGCCGCTATCAAAACCAACAATTTTGCAGGGCCGGGACTTAATCTGAGTTTTAAAAACCGAAATACCTTTCGGGGAGCTGAAGCATTTCAGCTTAACCTGGGTGGACGCTTCGAGACACAATACAGCGGGCAATACAAAGGCGAAACCTCCTTCGAGGTGACGCTCAACGCTTCGCTTACTTTTCCGCGTTTTGTGCCATTTCATTTCGGAGCCAACCAATCGCGGCAGTACGTGCCCAAAACCACCATCTCCGCTGGCGGCGGAGTGTTTTCGCGGGTGCGATATTACGAGTTGCATTCATTCAACACAGTATTAGGCTACAACTGGCGTAGCTCCGATCGGTTTGCACAAACATTCAACCCCATCGACATCAGCTATACCAAGTTGGCAAAAAGTTCGGATGTGTTTCAGGAATATCTCGACAACAACCCTACCATCAAAAGGAGCTTCGAGGAGCAATACATCCTCGGAACGAGCTACAGCTTTACCTACAGCACTTTGCATCTGCAAAACAAACATACCTTCCTTGTCACCGAATCGGCTGACGTATCGGGCAACCTGGCACAACTAATTTCTAAAACTTTCCCGGGATTACTGGAGCTGGATGATGGACAGCACAAGATTTTTAATGTGCCTTTTGCACAATTTGCACGCCTGCGCAGCGAAGCGCGTTATTTCATAAATACCGGTAACAAAACGTCCGTTGGTATGCGATTGATAATTGCTACGGGCATTCCCTACGGTAACTCCGAAACGATGCCTTATGCAAAGCAATTTTTTGTGGGTGGCACCAACAGTGTTCGCGCTTTCCGGGCGCGCACTGTAGGCCCCGGCTGTTATAACCCATCCGACACGCTCACCAATCTGTTCGTCGATCAGGCCGGCGACATCAAGCTGGAATATTCTGTCGAATACAGGTTTCCCATCCATAGCTTTCTAAGAGGTGCAATCTTTGTCGATGCTGGTAATATTTGGTTGACAAATGCTGACGACAAGCGGCCGGGAGGGAAGTTTGAATTCGATAGTTTTTATAAAGAACTGGCCATAGGCACAGGCTTGGGGTTGCGGTTGGATTTTGATATTATAGTTGTGCGTTTGGATCTTGCTTTCCCATTACACAAACCCAACTTGCCCGAGGGCGACCGATGGATTTTCAACGATATTC
- a CDS encoding HEPN domain-containing protein — protein MDNIVNYWMEISDYDLETAEAMYHSKRYLYVGFMCHQTIEKAFKAYYAKLKAETAPFSHNLSYLARKGGFYDKFSVLQQDFIDQIEPLNIEARYPSYKERLLKSLTDAKCIEILQETKKLQQWIKEKL, from the coding sequence ATGGACAACATCGTAAATTATTGGATGGAAATTTCAGATTATGATCTGGAAACAGCCGAAGCAATGTATCACAGCAAAAGATACTTGTACGTTGGCTTTATGTGTCACCAGACAATTGAAAAGGCATTCAAAGCATACTACGCAAAACTTAAAGCTGAAACAGCCCCATTTTCTCATAATCTATCATACTTAGCCAGGAAAGGAGGTTTCTATGATAAATTCTCTGTTTTGCAACAGGATTTTATTGATCAAATCGAACCATTGAATATAGAAGCCCGCTATCCATCTTACAAAGAACGATTGTTAAAAAGTCTCACAGATGCAAAGTGCATTGAAATTCTTCAGGAAACTAAAAAGCTACAGCAATGGATCAAAGAGAAGCTATAA
- a CDS encoding nucleotidyltransferase domain-containing protein, with protein MDQREAIKKVMDYKQLLESHFQFESIYLFGSYAKGTNRTDSDIDVAIVVDRFDGDFFSINPLLWKIRRQVDDRIEPILIEKDFDQANFLEEIKRTGIEIH; from the coding sequence ATGGATCAAAGAGAAGCTATAAAGAAAGTCATGGACTACAAGCAATTGTTGGAAAGCCATTTTCAATTTGAGAGTATTTACCTTTTCGGTTCGTATGCAAAAGGAACCAACAGAACAGACAGTGATATTGACGTTGCAATCGTAGTCGATCGTTTTGATGGGGATTTTTTTTCAATAAATCCACTGCTGTGGAAAATCCGTCGCCAGGTTGATGATAGAATTGAACCTATTTTGATTGAAAAAGATTTTGATCAGGCTAATTTCTTAGAGGAGATAAAAAGAACCGGAATAGAGATTCACTGA